In Cotesia glomerata isolate CgM1 linkage group LG1, MPM_Cglom_v2.3, whole genome shotgun sequence, one genomic interval encodes:
- the LOC123261925 gene encoding uncharacterized protein LOC123261925 isoform X2, whose protein sequence is MVKESLPDIAVTMATGQEIHDVFSLIVDDVDSSSILSETPDTEGLSTESNSSRNSASQTPLDSPGGPRERIKQIQVEAETRRDEFARLLEEHAQVVRKLKMMEAEEQLSSSTNNVVDPAQA, encoded by the exons atggtaaaag AATCATTGCCGGATATTGCAGTGACCATGGCCACTGGACAAGAAATTCATGATGTCtttag tttgaTCGTGGATGATGTCGACTCATCGTCAATATTAAGTGAAACCCCCGACACGGAAGGTCTATCAACAGAAAGCAATAGCTCCCGCAATTCGGCATCACAAACACCACTGGATAGTCCTGGTGGTCCACGAGAGAGGATTAAACAAATTCAGGTCGAGGCTGAAACACGTCGAGACGAATTTGCCAGACTACTTGAAGAACACGCACAAGTTGTACGAAAATTAAAGATGATGGAAGCAGAAGAGCAACTCTCATCATCGACTAATAATGTTGTTGATCCAGCACAAGCatga
- the LOC123261925 gene encoding uncharacterized protein LOC123261925 isoform X1, protein MQSEVRQRPIEHSCTESLPDIAVTMATGQEIHDVFSLIVDDVDSSSILSETPDTEGLSTESNSSRNSASQTPLDSPGGPRERIKQIQVEAETRRDEFARLLEEHAQVVRKLKMMEAEEQLSSSTNNVVDPAQA, encoded by the exons ATGCAGAGCGAGGTGCGACAGAGACCGATCGAGCACTCGTGCACAG AATCATTGCCGGATATTGCAGTGACCATGGCCACTGGACAAGAAATTCATGATGTCtttag tttgaTCGTGGATGATGTCGACTCATCGTCAATATTAAGTGAAACCCCCGACACGGAAGGTCTATCAACAGAAAGCAATAGCTCCCGCAATTCGGCATCACAAACACCACTGGATAGTCCTGGTGGTCCACGAGAGAGGATTAAACAAATTCAGGTCGAGGCTGAAACACGTCGAGACGAATTTGCCAGACTACTTGAAGAACACGCACAAGTTGTACGAAAATTAAAGATGATGGAAGCAGAAGAGCAACTCTCATCATCGACTAATAATGTTGTTGATCCAGCACAAGCatga
- the LOC123261938 gene encoding transmembrane protein 192 isoform X1, translating into MVSLGNTSASGAVFFDATMYENDDEFQPVLSSTEQLSFGKLDTAIFASIPLILGVIIEIIGIIFISLWPEEQSKCDSYFIFLYLHCGYWFVIMLTDYIIKSRHHNLRICGYLDFYQSTYQHIRTPLFVSSLWNTMYLFLAAILHHTHKLNYEDYCRSSEWFTPVNYILLLTTLELMIIVPVYINYIKRVHRFNRMQPPPDVTREEWLSSFTQDSFAGNTEVGYRERDSNLSELLEKQADLIRYLRDHNVKLSHRMMLLASQRHQNT; encoded by the exons ATGGTCAGTCTTGGAAATACTTCTGCAAGT ggTGCTGTTTTTTTTGATGCTACAATGTATGAGAATGATGATGAATTTCAACCAGTACTGTCATCGACAGAACAACtaagttttggaaaattaGACACTGCTATATTTGCATCAATACCACTAATTCTTGgg GTTATCATTGAAATAATAGGAATAATATTCATCTCACTATGGCCAGAAGAACAGAGTAAATGTgattcatattttatatttttgtatttacatTGTGGATACTGGTTTGTAATAATGTTGACCGATTACATTATTAAATCACGACATCACAATCTACGGATATGCGGATACCTTGATTTTTATCAGTCAACCTATCAGCATATCAGAACACCATTATTCGTATCATCTCTATGGAATACCATGTATTTATTTCTCGCTGCAATACTACATCATacacataaattaaattatgaggATTATTGCCGTTCATCGGAATGGTTCACACCTGTTAACTACATTCTATTGTTAACAACATTGGAGCTAATGATTATTGTTCCagtttatataaattacataa AACGTGTACATCGTTTCAATCGTATGCAACCTCCTCCCGATGTTACAAGAGAAGAATGGCTGTCATCGTTTACCCAGGATTCGTTTGCTGGTAATACAGAGGTTGGTTATCGTGAACGTGATTCTAATTTATCAGAATTATTGGAAAAACAAGCGGATTTAATAAGGTACCTACGTGATCATAATGTCAAATTGAGTCATAGAATGATGTTACTTGCATCACAACGTCATCAAAATActtaa
- the LOC123261938 gene encoding transmembrane protein 192 isoform X2: protein MTKFLYIKQGAVFFDATMYENDDEFQPVLSSTEQLSFGKLDTAIFASIPLILGVIIEIIGIIFISLWPEEQSKCDSYFIFLYLHCGYWFVIMLTDYIIKSRHHNLRICGYLDFYQSTYQHIRTPLFVSSLWNTMYLFLAAILHHTHKLNYEDYCRSSEWFTPVNYILLLTTLELMIIVPVYINYIKRVHRFNRMQPPPDVTREEWLSSFTQDSFAGNTEVGYRERDSNLSELLEKQADLIRYLRDHNVKLSHRMMLLASQRHQNT, encoded by the exons ATGACAaagtttttatatataaaacaa ggTGCTGTTTTTTTTGATGCTACAATGTATGAGAATGATGATGAATTTCAACCAGTACTGTCATCGACAGAACAACtaagttttggaaaattaGACACTGCTATATTTGCATCAATACCACTAATTCTTGgg GTTATCATTGAAATAATAGGAATAATATTCATCTCACTATGGCCAGAAGAACAGAGTAAATGTgattcatattttatatttttgtatttacatTGTGGATACTGGTTTGTAATAATGTTGACCGATTACATTATTAAATCACGACATCACAATCTACGGATATGCGGATACCTTGATTTTTATCAGTCAACCTATCAGCATATCAGAACACCATTATTCGTATCATCTCTATGGAATACCATGTATTTATTTCTCGCTGCAATACTACATCATacacataaattaaattatgaggATTATTGCCGTTCATCGGAATGGTTCACACCTGTTAACTACATTCTATTGTTAACAACATTGGAGCTAATGATTATTGTTCCagtttatataaattacataa AACGTGTACATCGTTTCAATCGTATGCAACCTCCTCCCGATGTTACAAGAGAAGAATGGCTGTCATCGTTTACCCAGGATTCGTTTGCTGGTAATACAGAGGTTGGTTATCGTGAACGTGATTCTAATTTATCAGAATTATTGGAAAAACAAGCGGATTTAATAAGGTACCTACGTGATCATAATGTCAAATTGAGTCATAGAATGATGTTACTTGCATCACAACGTCATCAAAATActtaa